In Hydrogenovibrio thermophilus, the following are encoded in one genomic region:
- a CDS encoding methyl-accepting chemotaxis protein: protein MAQNAQTLMEKADESIEGLKSAIASRDMAAVEGFSIEQLYPAIDPISDAITQLIDLQLEIAGQLNDANEEAYQTTFTWAIIVALLMFVIAALLSYRTLRAILRPMNELMDVSQNVVKNGDFSKRIHVYHQDEIGRASMAFNQLLDQTKATFDGANATVAAIADGDFSKRMDGDFVGEMLALKNGINASAESVEFMMNELDSIMNALQNGHLEAKMDERVAEAFRNKVESALSNTANIINQINRVMHAVASGDYSHRVQASASGSFDELKQSINSSVDSLGTVMQEISRILTLIANGDLTENMSGHYPGELAHIQQNLNNAINNLDRIVNQVNGATHIVLSASEEVSKGALDLSQRVQQQAAAVEQTSATMEEMNSTVQNNTKNAIEASNLSENVQQKTERGAEVMKQTIDAMNSIENSSQRINDIVTLIDSIAFQTNLLALNAAVEAARAGDHGRGFAVVAGEVRGLAQKSADAARDIKNLINESNELVQQGSQLTGESGDMLAEIRESITHVHEMIEMIARSSEEQAKGIEQVHTAISDIDAATQQNAALVEETSAATESMSDQAQTLSSEMAFFKTDSAMLTKPAQKAAQPKALAAPSAAKDASDHDWSDF, encoded by the coding sequence TTGGCGCAGAATGCTCAAACGCTGATGGAAAAAGCCGATGAATCCATCGAAGGCTTGAAATCGGCGATTGCATCGCGCGATATGGCAGCGGTGGAAGGTTTCAGCATCGAACAGCTGTATCCGGCAATCGACCCGATTTCGGATGCCATCACCCAGCTCATCGATTTGCAGTTGGAAATTGCCGGGCAACTCAATGACGCCAATGAAGAAGCCTATCAAACGACCTTCACCTGGGCCATCATCGTGGCGCTGTTAATGTTCGTGATTGCGGCGCTCTTGTCGTATCGAACCCTGAGAGCCATTTTGCGACCGATGAATGAGCTGATGGACGTTTCCCAGAATGTGGTCAAGAATGGCGATTTTTCCAAGCGGATTCACGTGTATCATCAAGATGAAATCGGCCGTGCGTCAATGGCCTTTAACCAATTACTGGACCAAACCAAAGCGACCTTTGATGGCGCCAATGCAACGGTCGCGGCGATTGCCGACGGGGATTTCAGTAAACGCATGGACGGCGATTTTGTCGGCGAAATGCTGGCGCTGAAAAACGGCATTAATGCCTCAGCGGAAAGCGTCGAATTCATGATGAACGAACTCGATAGCATTATGAATGCCCTGCAAAACGGCCATTTGGAAGCCAAAATGGACGAACGTGTTGCCGAAGCTTTCCGTAACAAGGTGGAAAGCGCTTTGTCCAACACCGCCAATATCATCAACCAAATCAATCGCGTGATGCACGCCGTCGCGTCCGGCGATTACTCGCACCGAGTGCAGGCATCCGCATCCGGCAGCTTTGACGAGCTGAAACAAAGCATCAACAGCAGCGTCGATTCGCTGGGCACAGTGATGCAGGAAATCAGCCGTATTTTGACATTGATTGCCAATGGCGATTTGACCGAGAACATGTCCGGCCATTATCCGGGGGAATTGGCGCACATCCAACAGAACCTGAACAATGCCATTAATAATCTGGACCGTATCGTAAACCAGGTCAATGGCGCGACGCACATTGTCTTGTCGGCGTCGGAAGAGGTCTCCAAAGGTGCTTTGGACTTAAGCCAACGCGTGCAACAACAGGCGGCGGCCGTCGAGCAAACCTCTGCGACCATGGAAGAGATGAATTCCACGGTTCAGAACAACACCAAAAACGCCATTGAGGCGTCGAACCTGTCGGAAAACGTGCAACAGAAAACGGAGCGTGGTGCCGAGGTGATGAAACAAACCATCGATGCGATGAACTCCATTGAAAACTCCAGTCAACGCATTAACGACATCGTGACGCTGATTGACAGCATTGCCTTCCAAACCAATCTCTTGGCGCTGAATGCGGCCGTGGAAGCGGCGCGTGCCGGCGATCACGGACGTGGTTTTGCGGTGGTCGCCGGTGAAGTCCGCGGCCTGGCGCAAAAATCCGCCGATGCGGCGCGCGACATCAAAAACCTGATCAACGAGAGTAATGAACTGGTTCAACAAGGTTCTCAATTGACGGGCGAGTCCGGTGATATGCTGGCGGAAATCCGCGAATCGATCACTCATGTACATGAAATGATTGAGATGATTGCCCGTTCGTCGGAAGAGCAGGCCAAAGGTATTGAGCAGGTGCACACAGCGATCAGTGACATCGATGCCGCCACCCAGCAAAATGCCGCTTTGGTGGAAGAAACCTCCGCCGCCACGGAGAGTATGTCGGATCAAGCGCAAACGCTGTCAAGCGAAATGGCGTTCTTTAAAACCGATTCAGCGATGTTGACCAAACCCGCTCAAAAAGCTGCGCAACCCAAAGCTTTGGCCGCGCCAAGTGCAGCCAAAGATGCATCCGATCATGATTGGAGCGATTTCTAA
- a CDS encoding MCP four helix bundle domain-containing protein — protein sequence MTIKQRIIFIISLLIGFLMAAIVAGLVIMKQNNQSFHQIYLDRIIPLKDLKIIADEYAVNIVDTNHKLRNENLTFEQASGNIQQAQQVIEETWNKYMATTLTER from the coding sequence ATGACAATCAAGCAACGCATTATTTTCATTATTTCACTGCTCATCGGTTTTCTGATGGCGGCCATTGTCGCAGGCCTGGTGATTATGAAACAAAACAACCAATCCTTTCATCAAATCTATCTGGATCGCATTATTCCGCTGAAAGATTTGAAAATCATCGCCGATGAATACGCGGTCAATATCGTGGATACCAATCATAAGCTGCGTAATGAAAACCTGACGTTTGAACAAGCCAGCGGGAATATTCAGCAGGCGCAACAAGTCATTGAAGAAACCTGGAACAAATACATGGCCACCACCTTGACCGAGCGGTAA